One genomic region from Kineobactrum salinum encodes:
- a CDS encoding aldehyde dehydrogenase family protein produces MPTINARNPRTGECDYTFEALDADSIASICREVRDAQQHWWSAGFDYRQRALSRWADEVRKRQDDIVNALAQDTGRRAISHEEVGVIAHLIEGYCAVAPEVLAAPEGRSSSNAEISFENQYVPYPVVGVISPWNFPLVLSLLDAIPALVAGCGAVIKPSEVTPRFIDPLMQSIEAVPELAAVLRYVKGGGDTGRAMIDQVDAVVFTGSIETGIKVAQAAAGNLIPAFLELGGKDPAVVLNGADLDRAATAILRSAIYNAGQVCYAIERVYVDRSVHDELVAKLVEGAQSLSLNYPDIRKGQVGPFIFAKQADIIESQLEEARAKGATVLTGGVLERHEGGVWLPPTVVTQVNHDMRLMTEETFGPVVPVMAFDSEEQAVALANDTRYGLSGAVFAESITQGAELARRIDAGGISINDTELPRTISLDGEKMAFKKSGMGGSRYGARSMLRYTRKKAIIKNPGSINALDALSEQQVT; encoded by the coding sequence TGCGCGCAATCCCCGCACGGGTGAATGTGATTACACCTTCGAAGCGCTGGACGCCGATTCGATCGCCAGCATCTGCCGGGAAGTGCGGGATGCCCAACAGCACTGGTGGAGCGCTGGTTTTGATTATCGTCAGCGTGCGCTGTCCCGCTGGGCCGATGAAGTCAGGAAGCGCCAGGACGACATCGTGAATGCCCTGGCTCAGGATACCGGCCGCAGGGCGATCAGTCATGAGGAGGTGGGTGTTATTGCGCATCTCATCGAAGGGTATTGTGCTGTCGCTCCCGAGGTGCTCGCAGCTCCCGAAGGCAGGTCCAGTTCCAACGCCGAGATCAGCTTTGAGAATCAGTATGTTCCCTATCCGGTAGTGGGTGTTATCAGTCCCTGGAATTTCCCCCTGGTATTGTCGCTGCTCGATGCCATTCCTGCGCTGGTTGCCGGCTGCGGCGCAGTGATCAAGCCCAGCGAAGTCACCCCGCGTTTCATCGACCCGTTGATGCAGAGCATCGAGGCGGTGCCGGAGCTCGCCGCAGTACTGAGGTACGTCAAAGGTGGTGGGGATACCGGGCGGGCCATGATTGACCAGGTCGATGCCGTGGTATTTACCGGCAGCATCGAAACCGGTATAAAAGTGGCCCAGGCTGCAGCGGGAAATCTGATTCCTGCGTTTCTGGAGCTTGGCGGGAAGGATCCCGCTGTGGTCCTGAACGGCGCCGATCTCGACCGCGCGGCTACGGCAATTTTGCGCAGCGCCATCTATAACGCCGGCCAGGTGTGCTATGCGATCGAGCGCGTGTATGTCGACCGGAGCGTACACGACGAGCTTGTGGCCAAGCTGGTGGAGGGGGCGCAGAGCCTGAGTCTCAACTACCCCGATATCCGCAAGGGCCAGGTCGGCCCATTCATCTTCGCAAAGCAGGCCGATATCATCGAGTCCCAGCTTGAGGAGGCACGAGCAAAAGGCGCCACCGTCTTGACGGGTGGGGTGTTGGAGCGCCATGAAGGTGGCGTATGGCTCCCGCCGACCGTAGTCACCCAGGTGAATCACGACATGCGCCTGATGACGGAAGAAACATTTGGCCCTGTCGTGCCGGTCATGGCGTTTGATAGTGAGGAGCAGGCTGTGGCACTGGCCAACGATACCCGCTATGGCTTGAGTGGCGCCGTATTCGCCGAGTCCATCACCCAAGGAGCAGAACTCGCAAGACGGATCGACGCGGGGGGCATCAGCATCAATGATACCGAGTTGCCGCGGACGATTTCGCTGGACGGGGAGAAAATGGCCTTCAAGAAGTCGGGGATGGGTGGATCCCGCTACGGTGCCAGAAGCATGCTGCGCTATACACGCAAGAAGGCAATCATCAAGAATCCCGGGTCGATCAACGCTCTCGACGCGCTCAGTGAACAGCAGGTCACATGA
- a CDS encoding sarcosine oxidase subunit gamma yields MDKQSAAKTLNGAIVGRQHVRVAENTGWALLRLQAFHRSPGAVDNLSQRLGMCLPAAGETIVEDGRRWFWSAPGEWVIAVPAEAGGDTARALREELDGQFIVMSVITDSRVVLDCSGEDARNVLARGSTVDFHPARFGIGQCLNTRFAGVPVMIAQLEEGAFLLFADRSVAAYLRDWFEVSSVTS; encoded by the coding sequence ATGGATAAACAATCAGCGGCTAAAACACTCAACGGCGCGATTGTGGGGCGCCAGCACGTACGGGTGGCTGAAAACACCGGTTGGGCATTGCTCCGGCTACAGGCCTTCCACCGCAGCCCGGGCGCCGTGGACAACCTGTCGCAGCGGTTGGGTATGTGCCTGCCCGCTGCCGGTGAAACCATTGTGGAGGACGGCAGGCGATGGTTCTGGTCCGCACCCGGGGAATGGGTGATCGCAGTGCCGGCGGAGGCGGGAGGCGACACCGCCAGAGCGCTCCGCGAAGAGCTGGACGGCCAGTTCATCGTGATGAGCGTGATCACGGACAGCCGTGTCGTGCTGGACTGCTCCGGCGAAGATGCGCGTAATGTACTGGCCCGCGGCAGTACAGTGGATTTCCATCCGGCCCGTTTTGGCATCGGTCAATGTCTCAACACCCGCTTTGCGGGTGTGCCTGTGATGATAGCCCAGCTGGAGGAGGGGGCCTTCCTGTTGTTTGCTGACCGGTCGGTTGCGGCCTATCTGCGGGACTGGTTCGAGGTCTCCAGCGTCACTTCTTGA
- a CDS encoding DUF4402 domain-containing protein, whose amino-acid sequence MIPAIWRTAAMAFLLVWSMPLLPAEIGISNNSALVFGSFAAGSGGTVTVNTSGTCSAGGSVIIVVADCAAAGFTVTGDPNFSYSIDLPADNFVTLSGPGSDMKVTSFSSDPTAANGLLSAGGSQYVSVGGTLVIGNGQAPGSYSGSFSVIVNYN is encoded by the coding sequence ATGATACCGGCCATTTGGCGAACCGCCGCGATGGCTTTTCTTCTGGTCTGGTCGATGCCCCTGCTGCCGGCAGAGATCGGTATCAGCAATAACAGCGCACTGGTGTTTGGCAGTTTTGCTGCTGGCAGCGGTGGTACGGTAACAGTAAATACCAGTGGCACATGCAGCGCTGGTGGCAGTGTGATAATCGTGGTGGCGGATTGCGCGGCTGCAGGTTTTACAGTGACGGGCGATCCGAATTTCAGTTATTCGATCGATTTGCCTGCCGATAATTTTGTGACCCTGAGCGGCCCCGGCAGCGATATGAAAGTCACCAGTTTCAGCAGCGACCCGACGGCAGCAAATGGCTTGCTGAGTGCAGGCGGGTCACAGTATGTCTCCGTAGGGGGAACCCTTGTCATCGGCAATGGCCAGGCTCCCGGTAGCTATTCGGGGAGCTTCTCGGTAATAGTGAACTACAATTAG
- a CDS encoding 2Fe-2S iron-sulfur cluster-binding protein, with the protein MKKTGQRLPHARVDTTRAVDFQFDGRRYRGFHGDTLASALLANGVGVVGRSFKLHRPRGVFGAAREETNALIQLESGGYTEPNARATLVPLYQGLEARGQNAWPSVRFDLFGLIGLCKRLLPASFYYKTFMWPSWHSWEWLVRRVAGLGKAPAISDPHTYIKQNVHADIVVVGAGRSGLQAALTAAADPDCRVLLIDEQEEPGGTLLASPAGEDRQWLAEAMSSIAALDNVTLLSRTTVNGYYDSNVLAALERVTHHLGPVTSEQPRERFWRIFAGRVVLATGAIERPLVFPHNDRPGIMLASAVREYTHRYGLTLGERVVFYSNNDSAWRTALELAEAGVPVAAIVDIRASVEPALQQRAQDAGIIQRLGTAVTHTRGRHGVRTLVLHSLAANGQSLEASAGTLDCDLLAMSGGWTPTIHLYSQAGGQLDFREDDACFVPARVHQAVTVVGRANGDFREPLNVLPQWLTPGVSPEHQWIDFQYDVTASDIQLAARENFVSVEHVKRYTTNGMSVDQGKTSNVNGLGVLAKATGRPIADVGTTRFRPPYHPTTLGAYAGVALGELYQPYQLLPAHEAHLAAGAAFEDYGAWKRPACYPRSGEDEAAAMAREATAVRKGVGLLDYSPLGKLEVHGPDAREFLNRVYLNNVQTLKVGAARYGLMLNEAGIVIDDGIMVCLAEQHFLLHTTSGGATTIHQHLEEWLQCEWPELQVIVSNATTQWATLMLSGPQARAVLQTLPSDIDLAREAFGHMQYREGTLDDVPCRILRASFTGEVSFEISVPARHGLDLWHRLMAAGEAFDIIPFGIESLMLLRTEKGYLHVGSDTDGNTMPQDLGWAGAVEKKSADFIGRRTLSQDVGKATDRFQFTGIELLEPKEHIVSGAHVLTADGTSTAGYVTSAVFSPNLGRTVALGIVAGAREREGDQVTIFYGGKTRPARLVKPCAYDPAGEALNG; encoded by the coding sequence ATGAAAAAGACCGGACAACGCCTGCCCCACGCCCGCGTGGATACCACCCGGGCTGTCGACTTTCAGTTTGACGGCCGGCGCTACCGAGGTTTTCACGGGGACACCCTGGCCTCGGCGCTGTTGGCCAACGGCGTCGGCGTGGTCGGCCGCAGCTTCAAGCTGCACCGTCCCCGCGGTGTGTTTGGCGCCGCTAGGGAAGAGACCAACGCCCTGATCCAGCTGGAGTCGGGCGGGTATACCGAGCCCAATGCCCGGGCCACACTGGTGCCCCTGTATCAAGGGCTCGAGGCGCGCGGCCAGAACGCCTGGCCCAGCGTCCGGTTTGACCTGTTTGGTCTAATAGGTCTCTGCAAACGGTTGCTGCCGGCCTCTTTTTACTACAAGACCTTCATGTGGCCCAGCTGGCACAGCTGGGAATGGCTGGTGCGGCGGGTGGCCGGCCTGGGCAAGGCGCCCGCCATCTCTGACCCGCACACCTATATCAAGCAGAATGTACACGCGGATATCGTGGTGGTGGGCGCGGGCCGCTCCGGCTTGCAGGCGGCGCTGACGGCGGCAGCCGATCCCGATTGCCGCGTGTTGCTCATCGACGAACAGGAAGAACCCGGCGGTACGCTGCTGGCCAGCCCGGCCGGGGAGGACCGACAGTGGCTGGCGGAGGCCATGAGCAGTATCGCAGCGCTGGACAATGTCACGCTGCTGTCGCGCACCACGGTCAACGGCTACTACGACAGCAATGTTTTGGCGGCCCTGGAGCGGGTCACTCACCACCTGGGCCCGGTCACGAGCGAGCAGCCCCGCGAGCGCTTCTGGCGTATTTTCGCCGGCCGGGTGGTGCTGGCGACCGGTGCCATCGAGCGGCCGCTGGTGTTTCCCCATAACGACCGCCCCGGCATCATGCTGGCCTCTGCGGTGCGCGAATACACGCATCGCTACGGCCTGACCCTGGGTGAGCGGGTGGTGTTCTACAGCAACAATGATTCCGCCTGGCGCACGGCCCTGGAACTGGCGGAAGCCGGAGTGCCAGTGGCAGCCATTGTCGATATCAGGGCCAGCGTCGAACCGGCGCTGCAGCAGCGCGCGCAGGATGCGGGCATCATCCAGCGCCTCGGCACCGCAGTCACCCACACGCGTGGCCGCCATGGTGTTCGCACACTGGTATTGCACAGCCTGGCGGCGAACGGCCAATCCCTGGAGGCATCCGCGGGTACGCTGGACTGCGATCTGCTGGCCATGTCCGGCGGCTGGACGCCGACCATCCATCTGTACTCCCAGGCCGGAGGCCAGCTGGACTTTCGTGAGGACGACGCCTGCTTCGTGCCGGCTCGCGTCCACCAGGCGGTGACGGTGGTGGGGCGTGCCAACGGCGACTTCCGGGAGCCGCTGAATGTCCTGCCGCAGTGGCTGACCCCGGGTGTCTCTCCGGAGCACCAGTGGATTGACTTCCAGTACGATGTGACCGCTTCGGACATCCAGCTGGCGGCGCGGGAGAACTTTGTCTCGGTGGAGCACGTCAAGCGCTACACCACCAACGGCATGTCGGTGGACCAGGGCAAGACCAGCAATGTCAACGGCCTGGGGGTGCTGGCCAAGGCCACCGGCCGGCCCATTGCGGACGTCGGCACGACCCGGTTCCGGCCGCCGTACCACCCGACCACCCTCGGGGCCTATGCTGGCGTGGCGCTGGGTGAGCTGTACCAGCCCTACCAGCTGTTGCCCGCTCATGAGGCACACCTTGCCGCGGGCGCAGCGTTCGAGGACTATGGCGCCTGGAAGCGGCCGGCCTGCTACCCACGTTCCGGTGAGGACGAGGCGGCCGCGATGGCCCGGGAGGCAACGGCGGTGCGCAAGGGCGTCGGCCTGTTGGACTATTCCCCGCTGGGCAAGCTGGAAGTGCATGGCCCGGATGCGCGCGAATTTCTCAATCGCGTCTACCTCAACAACGTGCAGACCCTGAAGGTCGGCGCAGCCCGCTACGGCCTGATGCTGAACGAGGCGGGCATTGTGATTGACGATGGGATAATGGTCTGCCTGGCAGAGCAGCATTTTCTGCTGCACACCACTAGTGGCGGCGCCACCACTATTCACCAGCACCTGGAGGAGTGGCTGCAGTGTGAATGGCCGGAGCTGCAGGTGATCGTCAGCAACGCCACCACCCAATGGGCGACACTGATGCTCAGCGGCCCGCAGGCTCGCGCCGTGCTGCAAACACTGCCCTCGGATATCGACCTGGCCAGAGAAGCATTCGGGCACATGCAGTACCGCGAGGGAACGCTTGACGATGTGCCCTGTCGTATCCTGCGCGCCAGCTTCACCGGCGAAGTGTCATTTGAAATCAGCGTGCCGGCACGCCACGGCCTGGACCTGTGGCACAGGCTGATGGCGGCGGGGGAGGCGTTCGACATCATCCCCTTCGGCATCGAATCCCTGATGTTGCTGCGTACCGAAAAGGGCTACCTGCACGTGGGCTCGGATACCGACGGCAACACCATGCCCCAGGACCTCGGATGGGCGGGCGCCGTCGAGAAAAAATCCGCAGACTTTATCGGCCGCAGGACGCTGTCACAGGACGTGGGCAAGGCCACGGATCGGTTCCAGTTCACCGGGATCGAGTTGCTGGAGCCGAAGGAGCATATTGTCAGTGGCGCACATGTGCTGACCGCAGACGGCACCAGCACTGCGGGGTATGTGACCTCAGCCGTCTTCAGTCCCAATCTGGGCCGCACCGTGGCCCTGGGCATCGTCGCCGGCGCCCGAGAACGCGAAGGCGATCAAGTGACCATTTTCTATGGCGGCAAAACCCGGCCCGCCCGGCTGGTCAAGCCGTGCGCCTATGACCCGGCGGGAGAAGCACTCAATGGATAA
- a CDS encoding sarcosine oxidase subunit delta, producing the protein MIRIECPWCGLRSEEEFSCGGQSHIARPANPAAVSDREWAEYLYQRDNPKGLHYERWRHSYGCRQWFNVLRDTVSHEVKTVYRMTDPKPELEGNGA; encoded by the coding sequence ATGATTCGAATCGAGTGTCCCTGGTGTGGCCTGCGCAGTGAAGAGGAATTTAGCTGCGGCGGCCAGTCGCATATTGCCCGCCCGGCAAACCCGGCCGCGGTCTCCGACCGGGAGTGGGCCGAATACCTGTATCAACGCGACAATCCCAAGGGCCTGCACTATGAGCGCTGGCGCCACAGCTACGGCTGCCGCCAGTGGTTCAACGTGCTGCGCGATACCGTCAGCCACGAGGTGAAGACGGTGTACCGGATGACGGACCCGAAGCCCGAACTGGAAGGGAACGGAGCATGA
- the purU gene encoding formyltetrahydrofolate deformylase, whose amino-acid sequence MSGVSSSSSSYVLSFQCPDQLGVVAKSTGLFYEVGAFVTEVSNYSDPVSETFHMRCVFDDRQMTVPLQEFRERFQGVADAFGMQYQLRPVEQQPRVLLAVSRYDHCLNVLLNKWKAGALPANIVGVVSNHPDCRSMTEWYGLPYFHFPIASGSKPQQEAQILGVMEELEVDLLVLARYMQILSDDLCAKLAGRAINIHHSFLPGFKGARPYHQAYERGVKVIGATAHYVTPDLDEGPIIVQEVRPVDHKVTVEQMVHLGHDTEATALSHAVRLHCEARVQINGQRTVIL is encoded by the coding sequence ATGAGTGGAGTATCCAGCTCGTCCAGTTCCTACGTCCTGTCGTTCCAGTGCCCGGACCAGCTGGGCGTGGTGGCGAAGTCCACCGGCCTGTTCTACGAGGTCGGCGCATTTGTCACGGAAGTGTCCAATTACTCCGATCCGGTCAGTGAGACCTTCCACATGCGCTGCGTGTTCGATGACCGGCAGATGACGGTACCGCTGCAGGAGTTTCGCGAGCGCTTCCAGGGCGTCGCCGATGCGTTCGGCATGCAGTACCAGCTGCGGCCGGTGGAGCAGCAGCCGCGGGTGCTGCTGGCGGTTTCCAGGTACGACCACTGCCTGAACGTGCTGCTGAACAAGTGGAAAGCTGGGGCGCTGCCGGCGAACATCGTTGGCGTGGTCAGCAATCATCCTGACTGCCGGTCCATGACCGAATGGTATGGTTTGCCGTATTTCCATTTCCCCATTGCCTCGGGAAGCAAGCCGCAGCAGGAGGCGCAGATACTGGGTGTGATGGAAGAGCTCGAGGTGGATCTGCTGGTGCTGGCCCGTTACATGCAGATTCTGTCAGACGATCTCTGCGCAAAGCTGGCGGGCCGTGCGATCAATATTCACCATTCCTTCCTGCCGGGTTTCAAGGGAGCCAGGCCCTACCACCAGGCCTATGAGCGGGGCGTCAAGGTGATCGGGGCCACGGCCCACTATGTCACCCCGGATCTGGATGAGGGCCCCATCATTGTGCAGGAAGTGCGTCCTGTCGATCACAAGGTGACCGTGGAGCAGATGGTGCACCTGGGCCATGACACCGAGGCTACCGCGCTGTCCCACGCGGTGCGCCTGCACTGCGAGGCGCGGGTGCAGATCAATGGCCAGCGCACGGTTATTCTCTGA
- a CDS encoding DUF4402 domain-containing protein, whose product MKTFNSSKHFSFKKSRAAAVTAAAVLGVLAAPNVFAAAASDTATTSATVVTPIAIINAQDLSFGEFAAGTGGTVVLTTAGAASSTGDIVLTGGTSTAAQFTVTGQDDATFSIDISDNDLTHEDTVTTMALVTTHDVDGSTGDNPVTGTLTLGTQTIYAGGTLTVASAQSAGIYSGTITATVNYN is encoded by the coding sequence ATGAAAACTTTTAATTCTTCAAAGCATTTCTCCTTTAAAAAATCTCGTGCGGCGGCTGTGACTGCAGCGGCAGTGTTGGGCGTCCTGGCAGCACCCAATGTTTTTGCGGCTGCGGCGAGTGATACCGCGACCACGTCCGCAACTGTGGTAACGCCGATCGCAATCATCAATGCACAGGATCTCAGCTTCGGCGAGTTTGCTGCAGGCACCGGGGGAACTGTCGTGCTCACTACCGCGGGTGCTGCCTCTTCCACCGGGGATATCGTGTTGACCGGTGGTACATCCACAGCCGCCCAGTTCACGGTAACAGGCCAGGATGATGCCACCTTCAGCATAGATATTTCCGACAACGATCTGACCCATGAAGATACGGTTACAACCATGGCTTTGGTAACCACCCATGATGTCGATGGCTCCACCGGGGACAATCCTGTCACCGGAACGCTGACGCTGGGTACACAGACCATTTACGCAGGCGGCACACTTACCGTGGCGAGTGCACAGAGTGCCGGCATTTACTCGGGCACCATAACCGCGACCGTCAACTACAACTAG
- a CDS encoding porin, translating into MTTRSCNHLVFFALACVCSGVVADTREGTPFLSINGYGTLGVVHSNDDKADYIGDLLRPNGAGYTRSWSADIDSRIGLQALAGITPKLSVVVQLVSEQRYDNSYRPTTEWANVKYEFTPDFSVRIGRFVQPTFLFADTRKVAYTYPWVRPPTEVYRLVPTSHNDGVDVSYSVQFGELVQTLVASYGNLDAQSPDRLGGGKSEGRDTFSAMSTTEYGSATLRISYHQTHLTIVDFNSLFDAFRQFGTEGMEIADRYDSDGDRVKFLGIGINYDPGQWFVIGEAGAVDYQNVLGKSTAWYISAGYRFGTLTPYASFAKLNYTDMTSDPGLTLSSLPPHLVGPAAGLNAGLNDILGRAAAQETTTVGLRWDFMQNVALKLQYEFIQRDDGSPGTFGNPQPGFEPGGDVDLFSASINFVF; encoded by the coding sequence ATGACAACGCGGTCGTGTAATCACCTTGTGTTCTTCGCACTTGCCTGCGTTTGCAGCGGCGTGGTTGCCGACACCCGTGAGGGAACACCCTTCCTGTCGATCAACGGCTATGGGACCCTGGGTGTTGTGCATTCCAACGACGACAAAGCCGATTACATAGGGGACCTTCTGCGCCCGAACGGCGCCGGGTATACGCGGTCGTGGAGTGCTGATATCGACAGCCGGATCGGCCTCCAGGCCTTGGCCGGAATCACGCCAAAATTGTCGGTCGTGGTGCAGCTGGTATCAGAGCAGCGCTACGACAATAGCTATCGGCCCACCACCGAATGGGCCAATGTCAAATACGAGTTCACGCCGGATTTCAGTGTGCGCATCGGCCGCTTTGTCCAGCCGACTTTTCTGTTTGCCGATACCCGCAAGGTGGCCTATACCTATCCTTGGGTTCGGCCGCCCACCGAGGTTTACCGGCTGGTTCCCACTTCCCATAACGATGGCGTCGACGTTTCTTATAGCGTACAGTTTGGCGAGCTTGTGCAGACGCTGGTAGCGTCGTACGGAAACCTGGATGCGCAGTCACCCGATCGCCTTGGCGGCGGGAAGAGTGAAGGCAGAGACACGTTTTCTGCGATGAGTACCACAGAGTACGGTTCGGCCACGCTGCGCATCAGCTATCATCAAACCCACTTGACCATTGTGGATTTCAATTCGCTGTTCGATGCCTTCCGGCAGTTTGGAACTGAAGGTATGGAGATCGCGGATCGCTACGACTCCGATGGCGATCGAGTGAAGTTTCTAGGCATCGGAATCAACTATGATCCCGGCCAATGGTTTGTCATCGGCGAGGCAGGGGCAGTGGACTACCAGAATGTGCTGGGCAAGAGTACCGCCTGGTATATCAGTGCCGGCTACCGCTTTGGCACCCTGACCCCTTATGCCAGTTTCGCCAAACTGAACTATACGGACATGACCTCAGACCCCGGTTTGACCTTATCCTCGCTGCCGCCGCATCTGGTCGGTCCGGCTGCAGGGCTCAATGCCGGCCTCAATGACATTCTCGGTCGCGCGGCAGCTCAGGAGACCACTACCGTGGGTCTGCGTTGGGACTTCATGCAAAATGTCGCCCTCAAGCTGCAGTATGAGTTTATCCAGCGGGACGACGGTTCGCCGGGCACCTTTGGCAACCCCCAGCCGGGGTTTGAGCCGGGGGGAGACGTTGATTTGTTCAGCGCCTCGATTAATTTTGTCTTCTAA
- a CDS encoding exodeoxyribonuclease III codes for MRMISWNVNGIRAAIKKDFRKSFEQMEPDIICLQETKAQDDQVLEALAEIENYDLYSNSAVKKGYAGTAIFTRIKPLSVQCDMGHEEHDQEGRVIAAWFEQFILVTVYTPNSGQQGLKRLDYRQRWDREFLKYIQLLEQEKPVIICGDLNVCHRPIDIARPEANYNKSAGYTQVEIDGLDNLLAAGYIDSFRHLHPDTVKYSWWSMRSGARSRNIGWRIDYFLVSQALQARIEKAEILNEVMGSDHCPVVLELDSAG; via the coding sequence ATGCGAATGATTTCATGGAACGTAAACGGCATACGCGCCGCAATCAAGAAAGACTTCCGCAAATCCTTTGAGCAGATGGAGCCTGACATAATCTGCCTGCAGGAAACCAAGGCCCAGGATGACCAGGTGCTCGAAGCGCTCGCCGAGATCGAGAACTATGATCTTTACAGCAACTCGGCGGTCAAGAAGGGCTACGCGGGCACTGCGATATTCACCAGAATCAAGCCACTGTCAGTACAGTGCGACATGGGGCATGAAGAGCATGACCAGGAGGGGCGAGTCATCGCTGCCTGGTTTGAGCAGTTTATTCTGGTCACGGTGTATACGCCCAATTCCGGACAGCAGGGCTTGAAGCGCCTGGATTACCGCCAGCGCTGGGACCGCGAGTTCCTGAAGTACATCCAGCTGCTGGAGCAGGAAAAGCCGGTAATTATCTGCGGTGACCTCAATGTCTGTCATCGCCCCATTGATATTGCCAGGCCGGAAGCCAACTACAACAAGAGCGCGGGCTATACCCAGGTGGAGATTGACGGCCTGGACAACCTCCTCGCGGCCGGCTACATCGACAGTTTCCGGCACCTGCACCCGGACACGGTCAAGTACAGCTGGTGGAGCATGCGCAGTGGAGCAAGATCCCGCAATATCGGCTGGCGGATCGATTATTTTCTGGTATCGCAGGCCTTGCAGGCGCGCATCGAGAAAGCCGAGATTCTCAATGAGGTAATGGGTTCCGATCACTGCCCCGTCGTGCTGGAGCTTGATTCCGCCGGGTAG
- a CDS encoding putative quinol monooxygenase: MLIVTVILRLQPRRVESARQVLGSLAVAAQGAPGVKTFNLGEDLVTPGVFHLTEVYEDAGARERFENSKEFTAVLGALGLFFLEPPEVACYAVDTSR, encoded by the coding sequence ATGTTGATCGTAACCGTTATTCTCAGGCTGCAGCCCAGGCGCGTCGAATCGGCCCGGCAGGTGCTGGGCAGCCTGGCGGTGGCCGCGCAGGGCGCGCCAGGAGTGAAGACGTTCAACCTGGGAGAGGACCTTGTGACCCCCGGTGTGTTCCATCTCACCGAGGTCTATGAGGATGCCGGCGCCCGGGAGCGATTCGAAAATTCGAAGGAATTTACCGCCGTTCTGGGGGCCCTGGGCCTGTTTTTTCTCGAACCGCCGGAAGTTGCATGTTACGCGGTGGATACGAGCAGATAA
- a CDS encoding VIT1/CCC1 transporter family protein — MAGAGLSSGIIIILGLANIVADGFSMAVSNYLGTKTDSEHVANMRSEERAEIHSDPEGEREEIRQIYAGKGFSGEQLEQVVAVITADHTRWVDTMLQEEHGLSLESTNAAMAALTTFAAFALVGLLPLLPFLVNWSLPGFVPAPFAVSSLITLVAFFLVGAVKGQFVKVSGYRSGFETLLVGGAAALLAYIVGFVLGEYVQI, encoded by the coding sequence GTGGCAGGCGCCGGCCTGTCCAGTGGCATCATCATCATTCTTGGGCTGGCCAATATTGTCGCCGATGGCTTCAGTATGGCGGTGAGCAATTATCTGGGTACCAAGACGGATAGCGAGCATGTGGCGAACATGCGGTCGGAGGAGAGGGCGGAAATTCATTCCGACCCGGAGGGCGAGCGGGAGGAGATCCGCCAGATTTATGCTGGCAAGGGCTTCTCTGGCGAGCAACTGGAGCAGGTGGTTGCAGTGATTACCGCTGATCACACGCGCTGGGTGGATACCATGCTGCAAGAGGAGCATGGTCTGAGCCTCGAGTCCACCAACGCTGCCATGGCCGCTCTGACCACGTTCGCCGCTTTTGCCCTGGTGGGCTTGCTCCCCTTGCTTCCGTTTCTGGTGAACTGGAGCCTGCCCGGCTTTGTTCCAGCGCCTTTCGCGGTCAGCAGCCTCATCACCCTGGTCGCCTTTTTTCTGGTGGGAGCAGTCAAGGGGCAGTTCGTGAAGGTGAGCGGCTACCGCTCGGGCTTCGAGACCCTGCTGGTGGGTGGTGCCGCGGCATTGCTGGCCTACATCGTCGGGTTTGTGCTGGGTGAGTATGTTCAGATTTAA